CCTTCCCGTGAGTTTCTTTTAACATTGCTATTCAAGAGTCGTGCTGATGCAGCTAGCCGTGTGTTATAGTATGCAATGTTCCGCTCTTCGAAAGAACGGTCACGTAGTCATCAAGGGAAGACCCTGTAAGATCGTTGATATGTCTACCTCCAAAACCGGAAAGCACGGTCACGCCAAAGTCCACCTTGTCGCCATCGATGTGAGTGTAGCGTCCGCTTCGGATTGCCGACCCAACGTCTGTTTATTTCATCAACTGATCAATACCTTTGTTTTCTGTTCAGATCTTCACCGGAAAGAAACTCGAAGATATCTCTCCCTCCACCCACAACATGGATGTTCCCAACGTCAAAAGACAAGAATTCCAACTTCTTGATATCCAAGATGTaagtggaagtggaactcttcatctccacATCCTGTCATCCTCTCTATGTCACTCATCTTGCAATATCTCGCCATAACCTTCTCATATCGTGACTACTATTAGCTATCCATCCACTATACCCTCGGAAGAGACCAATTGCTGACCTGATTGACTTGAACGTGTTATAGGGTTTCCTCAACTTGATGGACTCTGACGGTAACTCCAAAGACGACGTCAAAGTTCCCGACACCGAACTCGGTCAACAAATTGAATCCGACTTCGAAGCCGGTAAAGATCTCATGGTTACCATCATCTCTGCTATGGGTGAGTGGCTCTATTCCTCACTCCTAACTATTCATTATCAATCAACACgggaagaaaaaagaaacgTTGCTGATATTAAAATATCTGTTGTTATGTGTAGACGAAGAACAAGCTATCTCTTACAAGGAAGCTCCTCAAGGTGCTTAAACGATTTGATTTCATATTACTCAAGAAATTTGTTTTTGTCTTTGTACAAATTCATTTCAATCGAATGTGTTTTCTAGATTTTTTAAAGTGGGGAGAGAAAATGGAAAGTCAAGAAATTTCATACATCAACTcgtcttttcttttttctcttcacACAGAACTTCATGCATATCCCTTATAAAACAGAATTTACATCTGGAAACGTCTCGAGACGTGCATCCGTTCTTGTCATATAATTTACACATCATATAAGATCGCTGGGAACAAACTAAGCTAATCTTCACTAAACTAAACATTTGAGCCGTACTCAAAGTCAGGATGATTGGTGATAGATGTGGTATACTGATGGTATTCGGGGGACGTATAGATCAGACCATCTGTCTTTGTTCAGGTGAATCGAATCTAGAAAGGATGGTATGATCTGTATGGAAACAGTTCCACGATTACTGAACATGACATGACGTATAGGTGAATTATCAACAAGATACAAAAAACAACTGGATACGTGCTACATCGATTTCTACCTGGCAATACAGTAAGTAGTACAGTACTTTCTCTAGATGTCCATCGATTCATCCAATTATCTATAACCCATACTCATCTATAACAACTTCTCCATAATCTCATCCCGTTGTTTACTCCCCCCAATATCGAAAACATGTTCGCCCACCTCCCTATAACCCATCTTATTGTAGAACCTTTTCGCTCGTTGATTATCTTCCCATGCTCCTAACCATATAGATTCAAATCCCATTTGTCTAGCCTTATCTTCAGCTGTGGTGATGAGGTTCGTCGCCAGACCTGTACCGTGGGCGGCATAGGACAGGTAAATACGTTGTAGTTCGATTGGGTTGGATAGAGTTAAACATGATTCGAATGATTCGCGAGTAAGTTGAACTATACCTAACAACTCATGAGAAGATAACTGGGAAAAGGCTAATAACCAAGTACATAATGGATTTTCCAAATCTTTCTTTATACCTTGAACCGATAATGCAGTTTGACAGTATTTCTCAAGTTCATCAGGTGTGCATGAATGACCAAACGATCGACTGAAGGTCTCTATCATCAATTGAGAGATTGCAGAGGCGTCTTCTGGTGTACCTTGACGGATGGTCCATTCGAGTTTGGACGGGGCAGTGGTGGGTGTGGAAGTTGAGGTACCCGGAGGGGTTATATCGGCGTGAGTAGGTTCGGCAGGTGAATGGGTCATGGTGGTGTGAGATCGTTGTCTTGATATTGAGCAAATCAAAAAGAACAGGAATGGAATCGTCGAACCTGATATTGCGTATTGTTATCGCTTCTTATGTACATTGCTTGCCCTCATCTCATATCATATGCAAGAATCGAGTCAATCGAGCGATAGGATGTTGAGTCTGAATGCGGCTAAATATAACTCGATGGAAATTGTCAAGATACGCGAATTTCTTTTTGATCTCAATCTGATGTTTTGATTTTATCCGTATGCGCATTCTCGTTCTACGAGTATGATACCCCTCATCCCTACGCGAAACGGTACAATACTGCTGTGCTGCATGCATCGTGAAAGATCTTCTTTTACAGTGAACAAGAATGGCCCCTTCAATCTTCCAATAACAGTATCAGCATGACCATCTCGACACAAAGTTCGAGTTGGAGTTCAAGTTCAAGACCATGCTCTATCCCTCATACATTCCGTATCGGCCAACCATCCGATGCTCCGTGCATCTCCAATACCTTACAAGAAGTCTTCACCAAGATGTTTTCTCATGATTTATCAAACGAGGACTTACAAGAGTAGCTATCCAACACATTATCAACTCAGCAGATCGAAAGAGAAATTCGGGATGATGATTCAATCTGGATCTTAGCTGTTTCCGTACCTGTATCTGTTAGATCCTCAACCcaaaaaggaagaagacgagatATTATTGGGTGTGATCTAACTTCGTCTCAAATCGATTGAAGATTGTCTAACCCTCACCTCAAATCCCATTGAATTACATCGGATATACCTCTCCACCCAGACGCACGGTAGAGGTTTATCACAATCTATACTCCATCATGCCGAGGAGATATCACGAGCCAGGGGATATGGTAGTATGTGGTTGGGAGTGTATAGTAAACATCCCCAGGGGATAAGGTTCTACGAGAAAAGTGGGTTTAGGAAATGCGGAGAGAGGATCTTCAAAGTTGGGGATGAAGAACAGGTTGATTGGGTGATGGAAAAGAGTTTGATCGAATagtgtatatatagatagattaTAGATTGACAATGAGCATTGGACGTTGGACATTGAACATCGGTCGATGCGCTCTATTGATTGTTGAATAGTGCTCGCTTAAGTAGCGGTTCTATGTTATACATACCAGATCTTGGATATGTATACATTACAATGTTGTTCATTTGTCCTGCTCGCCATGTCACGTTTCACACAGATATCTTACAAATAAACGCATGTGCATGTCCATAGAGACAGACTCGAGAGTCATCAGTAAGTAATCTTAAACGATATTCCTCTCAACAAGTCCAGGGATTATAGATAACATTCTGTGAATATGAGCAATGCACCATgcatatatccatatatcaATTATAATATAATGACATTATCCATCAACCAATATCCAACAAACACACAAAAACAAGAGTAGACAAAATCCGTCAAATGAAAATGCTATATGACAATACGTTAAATGTGGGAATGTAAAAGAAACAAAATGTCAAAATGGTCTTGATCTTTTATACAGGGTAATCACTAGATGATGGGGATATGAAATACTAAATGAACTAATAAcacaagacaagacaagataaGATAATAAGCTAAGCTCatgattgaatgaatgacTTTAGGTCAATTGAAATGACGAGACACAAACAATTATTTTCTATCTGATCCAACTAAGATCCCATTCGATGCGTAATTTTCCCCAAAGACAGATAGGTTAAAAGCGAcaatcttgatcatcctctcagTCAAATCTTTGATAGGTTCAATCACACCTTCAAATCCGAATGATTTGATCATGTCCGATTCCTCTTGTTTACATTTCGATAAGAATAGTTTGTAACGTTCCCTAATCTCCCGTGGATATGATTTAATCTCgttatcttcatcttttgcCACTTCCAGTCCATCAATGACAGTTACGGTTGAAATGTTGGTAGAGGTGTTGGATTTCTTTTCAAGACATTTATTAACGTTGGAATCGAAGAATGTCGAAGTAGGATTTAACCTATATCCCAAAAGGACATCCGATAGAATCTTATTCAAAAAATTCTTCAACCGGTTTAAATTCCCTATAAACAAATCGGAATCCCTCGAAAAGTTGATCTCGAAGAATTCAGTGAAAGTAGAGGTCAAATTCGAAATCAgtttcatctccttcgtACTGGGTAAACCCCTCGCCGTTTCCTCTGAGGAACTGTTAGGGGATTCAGGTCGAACGATTCGAGAGGCCAATTGGAATGCTAGATCAGCATCTGATCCGCATGTCGGACCGATCACTGAGAAGTTgtcattcatccattcgaTATCTTTTCTAGCTTTGTCGAGATTCAACCGTAAGACTTCAGCGGACACTTTGCCGTTGTATTGATTGAAGTAATTGCGGAATGCGAGGAGGATCATATGTGAGATTGCGATATCGACGACTTCGGCACTACACCGACAAGATCAGCAACGATGATATAATGCATAGACAAACTACTCACTGGAACTCTCTGAGTCTTCTGGAATCCATCTTGAAAGCCTCAGGCACGTCCACAGAAGGCTTTGAGAGACCGTCAAGTACTGGAATACCATTGCATCCCAATGCCCTTCTCGAGACGATAGGCGGCCAAGAAGTCCTATCTCGGTCCCAGGGACCACAAACGAGGTCGAGAAATCCTGAAGTCAAAGATCGAATAACGAGTTCCATGTTATTCTTGCAATCGCATCTACCGATCAAGTGAGTCCTCAATCTCGGTTCCGCAGCAGAAAGTACCTGTCTCGAAGCAGCGTTGATCCATTGTCTCGTTTTTGACGTTTCGAGAGTGACCTTATTCTGAGCAAGAAGGGCTTGGAAGGCATTGTATTCGTATTGATTGGCGTTATCCCATAGGTATGGTTGGTGATTGGCAATATCCTGAAACGAAAAGAAAACAGGAGACATCAGCTGCTAATCAGGATTTGTCGCAAAAACGCTCGGACTCACAAGTTTCATCACCTCCGCACAGTCGAAACATTTTCTTAAACCTTTAGCGACATCACCCGAGAGAGCAGTTCGGACCatatcatccaccatctcGTCCCTTACAGGTGCACAGTGGACTTTCATGGCTTCACCAAGCTTGGCAAAGAGCTGAAGATCAAAGACACCCCGTCTGGCTTGGATTGTGAGGAATTCGGGATCGAGAGCAGCATAGAGTTCGGGAACCAATGCGTGGGTCACAGTTGGACAGACCGCTTCGTGAGCTTCGAGAGCTTCTTTCGAGAAGGAATGAGCAAAGTGGTTGGGACAAGGCGTGGTTGAACCCATGAGCGAGACGAGGATCTCTCGAAGTGCTGATATGACACAAAACAATCAGTATTCTTGATGTGACCATCCATTGTACAAGGGAATGTTTACTTACTTGGTAATATGGCCAAACGGCATTGATGACCATTCAGTTCCCTTCGCCAGACATTGAGGTATTCTTTCTACGATGATTGAACTCCTGATTTTAGGCAGTCGAATTCCTCTGAAATACTATCCCAGTACATATCGGCAACGAAATTCGATGCTCTGGGATCCACGACGGGGGTTTTACCTCCAGTGAGGATTTCAGCATAAGCTGGTTTGGTAGGTATCTCGTATGGTAGATTAACAGGTCTGAAAGCTAGACTATTTCATGTCGATCTGTCGGCATTCCGACAAGCGATTTGTTCTGTCGTTGATCTTGTCGACTTCCAGTCTGCATTTCTGTCGTTGGAGGTTGGTGTGATCTTGGAGGGTGTAGGCGTATCATGTTTGGATGGAACGAACGTTAAGAAGACGAGGAGGTAGGATTCACGAATATGCAAGTCCCAAGTGGTGACTCATTGGTAGTGGATGGCATGTCCATCGTGATGTGGTGAGGTGAAGGGCATCTACTCGAAGAAGCGAGTGGTTGTGTATTTGTGTTATCCCATGTCATAGTTcctgaagtggaagtggacgTAGAGGATGACGACGAAACTGCGGCTTCCTCAGATTCCTGAGACCAGGCCATCGTTGAGGgttgattgggatttgatgacgacgaagaagaagaaggttctTGCGCCCCAGACCAAGGGGTAAGACTGGCTTGAGCGGAAGTGGGACTAGCACAAGTAGCACCACTTTGTCGGTGTAGCCCAACGGGGTTCTTCAGTTTGTTATCAATCGACGATGACGCTTGGGCATTTGTGGATCCCTGATTGGCATGACgggatgatgaaggtcgATGCTGCTGAAGAGGTGAGGGTGGTGCATGATTCTGATCCATGATGGCGAGCAAACTGTACCAATTGATATTCGTCAAGATGTTGAATGTGAGAAGAGGACAGAAGAACGAATGATCGTACTTACAGACAAAGCAAGGATGGGTACTAAGGAGCGTAAGAGCAGTCTGGGTATGATGGAGAGCAATAAtcagagagaaagatagTCGAGTGAACCAGGATATATAGAGGATTGAAAGGAGGGCGATGCGAATCAAATTTATGAGAGATGGTAAGGTGGTGGTCGTGGTGGCGGCAAGTTTTACATCAAAACGGTCAGCAGATGATTCTCAGAGATCAACCAGATATAGCAAAAACTCAAGTGAAAGGGAAAGCTGAGGAAAGAACGTGAAAAAGAAGGGAATATAAGAATATCGAAAAAGGAGGTAGCCTCGTCGTTCATCAAAGTGTAGGAATACATTTTCGACTAGGTAAAACCGAAGCATATCGGTCGTCGGACCCCCTTGCCCGgacgaggagaaggaaagaacgagaatgagattgacaagGATGTATGTGTCGCGCAGGAGGGAGCGTAAATTGTGTCCGAAGGGAGTGATCGAATGGGAGGTTGATCATGGTTGATACccctttttctcttcccttgTTGACTCTTATGGACTAATCGGCGTACActgatggtggatgatggatgatggatgatggatgatccggGCGTAAATCAGTCTAAAGGCGTGGGCAGAGTGAGGTCACAGGGCGATCCTGATTCTGTATTGGTGCTAATTAATCGGATAATATCTGTttgttgatcgttgatcccatcacccatcctcccatcctcccatcATTGGCGCAGTAGGCTCAAACGATGCTAAGAGCAGGCAAAGACCCAATCCACCCAGATCCAGCCATATGGTAACCGAGCCaaaggatggtgaaggaagagaaaggagcGTTTCAAATCCAGATCACAGGGATGAAATATAGACTCACAACGTGCAGGGGGACAATAGTCTCTTGAACGACACTCCGTGGTTAACGGAAACGATGTTATTATTCCAGAATCGATCTAAGAGTTCTTGTTATAAGATAGACAGAGTGGGGGTGAATGGAACAAATTTCTTCGAGGTCGTTCGAGCCAATAACTGAGGCAGCTGAAAGGCTCTTGATGAGTGTATGATCGATAGACGATgcttgatgattgatgattggcaGCTGAAAATTGGGTTAATTCgtacgatgatgaggacaACATATGATCAGCATTTGATTCGTATACGGATAGGTATAGTGTGCACATTCGGTGCATTGACCTCATTGACCTCGAACCCTTTTTCTTCGCCATCAACCATGGACTCCTCGTCAATTCATTCTGGTCTAGGCAATTGACAATTGACGATTACACATGACACAGTGCAATTGAAATCCCGATCAAAACAACAACCAAAAACATAAAAACATAAAACACAcaaaggggaagaaagaagattgtgTAATCGGGATAGGAACCGATTCAACCCATCACAAATGATGGTAACCAGGTTTCTTCTGGTTAACAAAACATGGGCGTCCGTGTATGTAAGcactgtatgtatgtattgGATCATAACCTAGTTCAGTTACATACAACATGGTCTGGTTTGGCAATAAAATTAGGATCGGGACTGACTGGAAACAGAACGGGAAGGGAGAAACGGGATCAACGCAGATTTAGGTAGGTAAGTTACCCTTGTGTCGATGAAACCAAAATCAGAAAGAAACGTAAGATAAAGCAAAATCCGAGACAGAGGTAGGCAGAGAGACACACTTTGAAAAATCAATCAACGCGAAACGTAAAACTTACTACAATTGACTTGACACCTTTTTACGCCTGAACTGTTCGTTCCCTCTTGCAAATTGAACTAAGAAGTAAGCTGTGTGTGGTGTGTTTCGTCTCGTGAACAGTCCCTCTACTACCGATACTAGTATGTATACCGTTTTGGTCGGTCGATCCGATCCCAAAAGTCGTGTGTTTTTGATCAACGTGAAAAGTATGTGAATGTGAAATCTGAGTatggtccttcttcttttccttttggGAAAGTTATATGTGATTTAGTTAGCGTTCATCCCAAGGATGGAGAAGTCAAGAAGTCAAAAGCATACACATGAGCTCTTTACATGATCGAACGCAAGCAAGGCAAGGTAATGTGAGGTGGGGAAAAGATAGATCTAGCTAGCTAGGCTTGATAGATCAATACGATACACGCATCTACAGCCACCTAGAATGAGGCGCGATAGATGATGTATCGATAACATGCgatgaaaggtgatttcttgGAAAGTGGGGAAGTAAATATCAGGCATGATTCACGGTCCTTTCAAGCGATCCATGCTGAATAAGACAAAAGACAAAAGATGACGGTCCGAAGTCTATCGTCCCTTCtgttcttttcttcttcgtcatttTTCGCGTGGTGTGAAAATGCTTTGCACAACTTTTCCAAGAGCTGTGTAGTTCGTAGTCAAGTCGTGGTAGGGTATAGTTTGAAACTaaattcttctttctgtGATGTAATACTGGATGCAGAACACCCAACAGGGTACGAGgtaggaaggagaaggattgaCCGAAAGTAGGAAAAGAATAAGACCATAAAAACAAGGAACCGAAAATAGGAAGTGAGTTTAACCTCTAAAACACAAATTTCGAGGTAAAGCGGTCAAAGCCGTGTTGTTGTCGTGTTCCTCAATTCATCAAGAAAAGTTAAGGTGACATGACAAAGGAATGTGTATGTATCTTGACAGTATGTACTCCTACTCCGCACGCATGAGAATTTCACatgtggaagaagggtaTGATGAACTGAGCTCCAAATATTGTGGGGATGTGGATGGATAGGAGGAAACGGAGAGAACGAGGCACGCGATACGGAGCCGGAAAACCGAAAAACAGTAAGGAAGCCTGAACTGTCACTCACTGGACGTAACAGCAACCAATTTGACTGAGCTATATAATGTCCTGATGCGATGGGGCTATTGGTGGTGACAATCAGAAATGATGGTAATGGTATTTTAATTGATGGTGTCGAAGTAaggattgatcaagtgaagaaagatgtgAATGGAGAATCCATTCTAATGTTCTTTTTGTTTTATTGTCGCATCTCATCtagagatgatcaatgaatGATAGCCCTCGGTCATCCATGGAAAGAGACAGTGCGGTGCACCAAGGTCAAGAATGAGATCATTCCCCTCACAGTAGGTAAAAGAACAAAAAAAGCGAAACATTTCTCACGTCTTTTACGGACTCAAAAAAGTCTCAGATGCTTTTTGGGTTCTTACCAAATCTCTATACGACATCCAAAAATACTGTGCTTGCCCTGTTACTCCTGTTTCAAATGATTCATACGTTGTACTACTGTACGATGATCAGCAACTATATGTTAACTTACCTTTTACGTGTTGTAGTCGTCTCGGaagcatctcatctcacagCTAAAATGTGTTAATCTTCCCGAGTTttctccaccaccaacaacaaccaccGTTTCAGGTTGTCTCTTCTCTATGAAATGACGATAAAACACCTGGAGATTACGTCTGTTCTGTTCATGCTAAACTCCCCAGCTCTTAAGTTTGGAGGTACATGTATGTAATCTCTCATCATGGTGGTTTGGTTGAACTTCCGGAAAGGATGGCAGTGACCCTGTCTTACCAGAAAATATAAGCAATGACGATTACCTCGGTGGCTTTCGTCGCTTTCTTCTGTGATCGCGCTTTGGCCCAAGGCTAAGAGGCTAAGGGGATAGGGTAGATATCGGGAATTGCGTAGATCTCTTCCACACGCGAAGCGTGAAAGTTAGTACTTCGGGTTTATGAGATTAATTACGAGATTTCAAAGACAACCCAACTTAGAAAAAAGGGTCTGAGAGCCCGCTTTCCTCGTTCGGGGTATTTCTCAATATTCCTCCGAGACAAGCACGTCGCATCTTACTTTACATGCAGCTGCTAGGTCAATGACGAGAATGCTTGAGATGACGAAAAGGGCCTGTTTTCATACGTTGACGCTACCTCACA
The nucleotide sequence above comes from Kwoniella europaea PYCC6329 chromosome 1, complete sequence. Encoded proteins:
- a CDS encoding eukaryotic translation initiation factor 5A gives rise to the protein MSDDEHHETFEAAGAGASKTFPMQCSALRKNGHVVIKGRPCKIVDMSTSKTGKHGHAKVHLVAIDIFTGKKLEDISPSTHNMDVPNVKRQEFQLLDIQDGFLNLMDSDGNSKDDVKVPDTELGQQIESDFEAGKDLMVTIISAMDEEQAISYKEAPQGA